ccttaatcccataacctttttaacctttctcttgaatacttttattgttgtttttatggttgttacggtaggctaagaagccttccgcatccttggatttggcgggtggtctattcattcttgagaagcgcctgggttaaaggtttggtagaggtcctttagtagggttgcaaccccttgtactttggcacctttgggttgattcagcctccaagaggaacgctgcgctcagtaaggaagacgaactttaaataaaaggcagagtaacggttctattcgacttccttaccaggtacttattatttcattgttatttgagataactgttatatgaaatttgggatacttagctatcctttaatcatgtacactggttttcacccacctccctgggtgtgaatcagctacatgattatcgggtaagtttaatattgaaaaatgttatttttattaataaaataaatttttgaatatacttacccgataatcatgatttaatcgaccctccctttcctccccagagagaaccagtggaccgaggaataattgaggaggtgtcaacaacaaatgattgagtacctggccacaggtggcgctggtaagtacacccccttctagtattgtgatagctggcgtatccctccatagaattctgtcgggcaacggagttgacagctacatgattatcgggtaagtatattcaaaaatttattttattaataaaaataacatttttagctAGTTAAACCTtccattttttcaattattattgaaacaaatatatcaagTACAGTAGTACTactaattttattgaaaaaaaattaaaagcggaattacccccagtggggtaatttacccctatttgggaaccactggtatagGGGAAGCAAATGTCAGTGCTAAAATATAGAATGGGGATAGATGTGTCTCTAAGAATATATTACAGTAATTATGGTTTGGTACCTTATGCTTGAAAATATGCAAGTTCAACTCCATACTTTATGCACATGAGCTAAAGGAGATCTTGTGATAGatactgtattaatattattagtacaaGGCAAGCTGcttccctagctggaaaagcaaaattatACAAGCCTAGTGATCCCAAAAGGAAAGCGGCCCAGtatgaaaaaaaatggagaaatagGGAATAAAGGAGTGttgacaaaggaaaaacttatTTGTTCTAACACTAGATACAAACTTTATGCTCTTTACATAGTATTATTTTGGCAATAGCTCAAACCAGCTGGTAAagttttgcgaggtgtaactaccttTCGCATGTTAGCGGATAGGGCTAGCAGGGAAAGACCAACCACTCCGCTCACACAATTACTAGTAAACAAATACCACTTTTTATTTCAGCTCGGTAGAGTAAAGACATAGTTTTTTCCCCTGGTTTATGATTAAAAGTAATTGGCCTAAAGTTTGAAAAGTCCTTTTTCTTTAAGAGTTGCTTATCTTGGGGCTCATTGGTTGCCCGTGCGAGGCAAGATAGCAAGAGGTCTTAAGGTTGGACATGTGAAGGGAGCAGACATTCTCCATTGAGGTGTATTTTTTCCCCCGAGGCTCCGAAGGTCGTTGCAAAGAGTCTTGCGCCCTCTGAACTGTTTTGGCCGCAGCTTCTGCTTGCCCCGAAGTTCGCTCTGCTGTGGCGGGCGTGAGCAGTTGCTGACAAGGATTCCTCGGAGTGACTCACGGGCAACATTCCGTGCCGACCTTCAAATTGAACAAAGCTTGTTGACGGAAAGCAGAGAGCACTGCCCGGAGGTCCACCTCCAGGTTTAGGACaattttcccttccgagggagagttaactTCCACCAGGTGTTGGGCAACTTTTCCTTCCATGGGAGAGTTACTCCTGAACAAGGCTACAGCAagccaacaatcaatttctttgtaCAATAATGTTGCAATTCGTCACATACATTGTTCCCGCAAGTGGGCTCAGGTTCATTTATGAACACTTACCGGGAGGCAAAGAAGTACGCTTGTGCTACTGCATGCGGGAAAGCGATGTGTTTTTTTGACAAGGAATAGTTACCATCATATAAGTAGAACTTCATTCTAATGAATCATGAGTTTTGATGGTTATATTTGCAGCATGAACTCAGTTTAGGCATTCCTTCCTACCTTCCTATTACCAGACATGAGTAGTTTACCTTCGAGTATAGCCTTCTTTCTTTCCAGTTAGTTCCTTCTTAACTTTTGGATCGGCCGTCTTAGTATTTAAAATGCTTGAACTCCAAAACTTCGCACAAGTGAATCAGTTCCCCGGGAGGGAACATTCGAAACTTATGGTAGTTTGCCATTCGGAAACAAAGAAATACAAAGATTTTCGTCGTTTATAAGAGATGATGGTCATACAAAGGAGGTCTAGATTGTGATTCTGCACAATGAATCATTCAGGCTGCGCCTGTATGTTTGTCCCGCCTCGCCAGTCTGTGTTACAGGTTTGTAGATGGACTCGTACGTGAATTATCTGTCCAACAATGGAATGACGATACGTCTCAATCTTGCCTTTTGAAAGTACGGTAGTTGCATGCGATTCGTCATTAGCAACCGGTCTCTTGGTCGACTGCGATAGTTTAGGAGATTCGCTGTAATTTCAGCTTCCTCTGGGAAGTACTGGCTATTCTGTTACAgaaggtcatcaacttgcaaacttaattggttccaaaaagctgtttgtaagtctaattttgttaaattttggcctagggtaggcctaacatgaattccatgcctatgatttccagctacaaaagtcaacaaatagtcaggttccatatgaaatagatatcaggttatcacaaaagttgttttgcttactgttttAGATGatgtaatattgttttattacattattcctttattttacctttgttattatcagtttgatttgtgtttgtatctctgagtCTTTGTTAGTTGAAGACCACCTATATTACCAATCTGTAAGCATACTTACACGGCCAATTCCCATGTGATTGAAGGCAGTTGGAGGACAGGATTCCCGACCCCCCGCATAACAGTTGCATACAACTGGTTGCATGTCTTGACATCAATCAACGTGAGATGTTTTCTTGCTAGGTAATCGCTCGGCCCCGGTGAGAATTGACCCATTGCTTTTCACGAGCGAATGCCTCCTTCTGTGAGAGCACGTAACGTTACCCACCAGGTATGTGCGGGAGGCAGGTCATACGAGAGTACAGTACTCTGATCCATTCCACTTGGGTGTGAGCACAGACCCGAGTTGGGGGGGAGTCTTGGGCAGTGTTGTACACCCATTCACTGAGCTCCAGCTAGATGGGTGGGCGAGCTCCTTTGCCTGGCAGAAGTCTGAGTGCGATCTAGGTCGCCTGTTATATTAATGGCGGGTGGATACCTCACGGGGCTGAACCTTGGATCGGTTCCCATAGTCAAAGAAGGATATAGTAGTACATCGTTATGTTCAGTCTCTCACACCCTCCTCTGACCCTACATCTGACGATGTCAAATTCCTATGCGAGGTAGCGTGCTTTGTGGAATATAGCGGACAGTTCTTGCACAGTGTTTTGCATTCTCCCATCTACCAAGATGGAAGGAGGAGCTCTTCTGCTGGAGGAAGGCGAGCGCAGTATTGCTCCGCACATTACCTATCTGTCCTCTTTCAAAGAGGAGTTGTTATCCATGTTGATGTGTCTTCACCGTTCTTGAAGATGATGTTGCTCGACGGCGAGAAGTTTGGTTTTTTCTTCAACGCTGATGATGACGCACTCCCTCGTTCTATGATGGCAGCCTGCTgagggagtgcaaagtctgaagcatgttcctgcGCCTCTTGGGGGACACTTCTCCCATCTGCAGGTTAGGTTCTCTCCTGAGTGGTTTCTTCAGTGCTGACGACGATGCACCCCCTCGTTCTGCCATGGCAGACGGTGGAGGGAGTGCAAAATTTCATGCATGTTCTTGTGCCTCTCAGGTTACACCTTTCTCGTTCACGGGTTAGGTTTTCTCTCAAGTAGTTTTCTTCAGAACTGTCGACGACGTATTCCCTCATTCTGCGATGGCAGCTGGCGGAGGAAGTGCAAAGTCCAAAGCATGTTTCTGTTCCTGTGGAAGTTGCTGCTCCTGCCCCATCACCGCCTTCATCACCTGCGCCTGCGGCAGTTCCTGATCATCATGACGATGGCGTTTTCTCTCGTTCTAAGCTCGGTCAGCCGGCAGAGGAAGGGCAAAGTCCGAAGCTTTCCTCatggtggacacctttcctcatgGTGGACACCTTTCCTGTATGCGGGATCGGTCCTCCCCAGAGTAGTCTTCGCCAAGGAATTAAGAGAGGGTAATGGACTCGTCTATGCTTTTCTTTAACCCCTTGGAGTGTGGCCTGTCAGAGCATGAAGATGATGTTACTCGTCCCCTACGGGCTTGGTGCTCGGCCTGTGCTCCTAGCTGTCTCCTCTTGCCCAGCTGACTCGTCTAGTAGACTCGCCTCACCCTGTTTCCTTGCCTCGCCCAGTCATGCTGTAGCTCGCGATCGTCCGTCATGATTGCGCATTAGCTCGCAATCGCCCATCAGCTTGCTCCAGGTTCCTGGTTTTCCAGCAACCTCTTAGAGCACCTGATGATTCCTCTACTTGTGATCACCCTCCTGTTCTCTTCCACACTTCAGGACTAACAGTGAGGCAGAACTGTCCATCTCATGACCAATCTCCAGCTTGCGGCCGAGTTTTCAGTATGCTACTGCAGGCCATCTCGTGACAACTCCTAGAACAGCAACCACTATTCTGTGTCACAGCCCAGCCCTGCTCACGACTTTCCCTTCCGAGGTAAATTTGCCTTCCGCCTTTGACGAACCGCACTTCCCGGTTGCGGGTAGAATCACTGACAGCCAGCGGCGAATCTTGGAGGCCTTGACTCTTTGGGGTGGTAATTATCAACTTCATTTGACAGAGAATTTCCCTGGCGAGGATTGAAGAGCACTACCGACTATGATCCTCACTGCACGCAAGTGCACTGCTCCTCCCAGCGAGACTCACCTTCTCTTCTCATCATTCACAATAGAGCTCAAATATTATTGCTTCAACAGTTGCTTTTTGAGTCCTATCGAGTCTCCTCATCTAGACGACCCACGCTAGACCTTATCCAGAGCAAGAGCTAGTTCTACCTCATAAATGGTAGCTCTCACGTCAgcgatagaacacaggtgtgtgcTACTTCAGTGCTCTCTCAACATGCAGTTGAGGGAATTTAGCGCACACTCCCTTCTTGGAACCTAATGTAGCACTTGCCAGCGATGGGAGGAGCACACCACACATGTCGGCTTAGTGCTTAATGTTTCGCTCGCCACTTGGAAAATGTTTTCACTCAAATTCAGTGATAATGGACTCCCAATGCAGCTTCTCCATATGAGCTTCAGTTTCAAGATGTCATGCAGCGGTTTAAAGGGCCCGTGCATACGGATGCGCAACCTTCATCATTGCCTTACCGTTTCTTGTCAGCGTTCACGAACATTCATCACAAACAAACGTTCATCGAACCACTACTACTATCAGTAGGTAGACATGCCATGTGCGTTAGCAGATAGGTCCCCTCCTCCTTGCCCTGTCTCTAACCTTTTGGTCCTTGTTTTGGTATAGGGTAAGATAGTCCAATGAGGGGCAAGGGATTTGTTTTTCTTAGGGGACAAGGCTATTTCTGAGAAGTCTTTTTGAAccttggaggatttgcttcctttcTTTTTACAAATTGTTCCCTTCTAACCCAACTCAGAAGGATTGATAGTTCTTACTCGGTTCTTTTATATCGCATAAtaaattgaaaatccaagatgttAGGTATGCTATCATCAGGGGTTTGAAGCCTTTCTTTCAAGAGGATATCTTGAATGCTTTGAATCCCTCACTTTGATTTATGGGCCATTGTTTGAAAAGTTTGAGTTCTTTGAGAATCTTCCCACTGCTAAATGTAGGTTAAGATATCCAATCCTCGTGTAGATTAGGGCATTGCAGAGGAGCTTCTCTTGAAATACTTCTCCCGTTGATAGTTGTCTTTCCAATACCACAGGATTCCAGTAGGGAAGTCGTACCTTCAGTGGACTGTGTCATATGTGGGGATTTCTGTAAGTATTCCTCTGGGAACTGTGTAGTGGGCTGTGACATAAAGTTTATCTTGAAATATAAGTCTTTATTTATGGATTATCTGcttttttattctagttttcttACTAGAATAAAAGCAACTGTGGGTGGTGCTCATTATGACCCAAGACCTTTTGTCGGgcatattttgtattttccttttgagGTGAATTTGATAGGTTACAATCTCATCCccttctcttaacccttttacccacaagcTATTGGGAACTTTCTAACCCTTAGCCCCCGGGCATTTtcttttccaagcacattttgcaatatatttttttaaaattgcgctaacagccttaattttcatcatagagaggttaggttggtctcattattttggaaaatgcctaaagtttctcataaagttatcaaaaatatgcaaaaaaatgtaaatagcggttttttgcaaggacgtaccggtacgtccatggggttaaagggatgagttttgtgaaacgtaccagtacgtccattgggggtaaaagggttaacatctcAGGCCTCACTCCAGCCATACCAGGTGCTTTTactgctctcatttcatctagtgctctcttcactttctcttttgtaatctctctctctctcacaatctcaTCTCCCATctctggcacctcaacatctgctaCAACATTATATCTGGCccctattatcctcatcattcagtACACTCAAAATATCcaacccaccttttccttgcctcctctcctttcaacaaccttccattttcatctttcactgtctcttctcaattcttgaaccagccttccttactctcttcactttccaaaacttcttattttcttcatacaaATAACCCAATCCTTGACTCCACCCCCAGTCAGCTACCGTCATTGCCTCGGCTACCTTTAGTTTTACTTCcacttttttctatttatatctttCATAATTCACTACACTATTATTCATTAATGATAGATGTAAAAAAGGGGTTTCAGTGAGAAAGCACAGTAAACCACAAGTATGTATGTattgaaataattagttttatttctgggctcgacctgtgtcgctccgtgaaatgctccttatagcaccatttctaaggcataaatattgctaaatataccagagaaaaaaagatgcatggaatgccaggaataaacccagctcgctcactctaatgagtgtcggtatagtaactgggggcgtgttagaaccacgaccataggtccctcatcagttagacctctccttcttcaacatcccccggaactatgaggtgccgatctacacccgactgctgcctcctactacgactctcctcccctcacccctacccctccccaccctccctccctccctccctcattcCTCCTTAGCACCAGCGACGGTTCAGAACCACAATTATGTATGTattgaaataattagttttattattaggaTTCTGTTATTCCTTGAAGTTGAGGCTTGTATGAATAAAAAGTAAGGCTAATCTATTTTATTGAATTTATTCATGTTtcaagatgtttattttttttcaattactgtaGTAGCATGTTACGTTTATACAATTTATTTGTTGGAATAATTATTACTTACATCTGTTTtatgataaaaatcaaaataaaaattttttatgttaagaaaatgaaagtttTGTATTTTGTGCCTTGCACTTAATAAAGTTTTCTCTTTCAGGGTTTCATAAGTAAGATAATCATCTTTTTGTTGGTTCTTCAGAATGGAAATTCAGATGGTAACTGTTGTACCGTAAGTGGAAGATTTTAAAATACAGTACTTTGTATTAGAGGTATGGCGGGACTGGGTAAGTCGCATAATTGTCTCTTTTGTACAAAGTCTTTTTTTCTTAAAAGTAGTCTCAAGATTCATGAGTTAAAGCACAATAGGCGAGAAAAAACctcaaagataaaatataaaagtaaattgaaAAGGTCTCGGCTAGAGGAAAATGAGGAAGACAAGGTTATCAAATGGTGCAATAAAAAAGATTGGGATGAAACTTCTAATTTTGCCTGTACGCTGTGTGATAAGTACTTTGCAAGTTTAAAAGCTCTGAATTTCCATATAAAGAAGCATTCTTTGAGAAAAAAGTTGAAGTGCCCAAATTGCAATAAGGGTTTTCCATCACTGAAGACCTATACAAATCATACACAGCGTGGTATACTCTTTGGGTACTCCTGCCGAAAAAAATTCAAGTGTCTTCTCTGCGAAAAGGTTTTTCTTTCTGAAACATTGTTAAGTAAGCATGCTAGCCTAAAGTCTTTTCACTGTTCTATTTGTATAAAAACCTTTATGTCATGCAAAGAAGTGAAGGATCATAAAAAAGATCATATACTTCGGTGTATTATATGTAATTGCGTATTTTCCCAAAAGAGTGAATTGAAACAGCATCAATTGAGCCATGACATCGAAGAACTAAATTGTTCTATTTGCTCAAAGAAATTTACAAGTCTTGAAGCTTTATCAAGGCATACTTACAGAGTTCATATGGTGAAGAAAAATGTCCAGTGCAAGTTCTGCAAGAAACTGTTTCATAAACGTGTATATGATGTTCATTTAAGGACCCACACTGGTGAAAGACCGTATGAGTGTGAGGAATGTGACTCGACTTTCGTACAAAAAAATCACTTGGTGAAACACATGAAAACTCATTGTGCTAAAAATGGTCATAAGTGTGATGTATGTGGCACTTTATTTTCTACAAATTGGTGTTTGCGTCTTCACACAAAGATGCACACAGACGAAGAACTCGACTCTTGTAATATCCCTGTGACTAAGTACGATATATCCATATCCAAGGAGAAGGAGCACCACCAGCGCTCGCATCTCCCTAGTGAGCGCCATGCATGTAAGATTTGCGGAAAGGAGTATTCGTTCATTCACTTAATATATTCCCATTATAGGAAACATTCTCAGGAAGATCTGCATAAACTAGATTTAGAGACTTTAAATACAATTTATAAAACAAAATCTGGAAACGAAAGGAAAATGAAGTGCAATTTCTGTAGTAAAACATTTTTACGTTTCTTTGAGGTGCAAGAACACATTCGCCAGTTTCATTCTGAAGAAAAGCGTCATAAGTGCTCAACTTGTGGAAAAGTGTTTGGTTTGAAGCATAATTTGAGACTTCATGAAAGAATACATAAAAATCAGAAATCCTTTGCGTGTAAGCTCTGTGGGAAGGCTTTCATTCGAAAGGATCATGCCAAGTCTCATATGGTAGTACATACAGAAGAAAAGCCGTATGAGTGTGATATATGCGGGAAATCATTTGCTAGGAGAAGTTACTTTTTATCTCACAAAAGGAGCCATTCTGTTGATTTGCAAGAGTCTCCTGCTTCATTGAAGAATTACTCTTATTGTTCGGGCTGCAGTAAAGGCTTCAAAGCAAGAAGAAAATATACTAAACATCTTGAGAAATGTCCTCGTGTTGTTGATAATACAGAGGTCGAAGAGTTACCAAACACTTCTATTGAAATTGTAGAACACCTAGAAAGAGAAGTCGGTGAAAAACCAATCGTCACCAAAAATGCTTTGATAAAAGAAATCTTTGATTTGGAATGTGCCGATATAGCAGAAATACGAGTGCCAGATATTGAGTGCATGTACGATGCTTCATTGGATAGCAAAGTAGATTTTATGGTCCATATTATTGAGGAGTCTGAAAGTGTATTTCCAGGTGTGTAGCAGCTGCATTGTTTGTTTCATGATAATACATTATACAGTATTTAGCATACAATAACTTGTGTCTATAGACTAAAGATAAAggggatattaatattatcaaagaacaaatttgttgaattttaaaatcttttatgtTATTTTAATCGCAGATTAAATCTTTCCCAACCAGTATGATTTTagctttttatttataattttgtggcTTACACAATACTTGAAACTTCAGCAGACTTTGTTAATTGTAATACATTAATGTGattttaaaagtatgattcattttAGGTGTATTAGCAAAAAGCATAATTGAGTTACAGCATCTTTCaatgaaaaatagcaaaaaataatgAGCACTGCCTTTTAGCTATTTGCGTAAAATCAGTCTGTAAGTTTAAAGGAGAAAACATATTGAAATCGTTTTTTTGATGAATTAATCAATTTTCTAATTAACTTTGGTGAACTGGAATTATTTTGTGACAAACATGTACTTTATTTTTAAGGCCCTTGCaaaattattgatttttcttattaaaaaggaATGTTGTTACTCAAATTATGTGAAGCAAATATAGTTGAAATTTGTTGGTTCCGAGCTTATGTGGGCATAAAAAGAAATGTTCCTAAAGAACAAAATGGCTGATACTATGACCATATCAAAGGTGACCTTCCCCATTCAGtgactatttatatatgtaaatcccTTCTTCTGTAATGATTGTCAGACTTTATAGAATAAAggttaaaaataataaatcaatccCATAATATGACATTGACATTTATCAGAATATAATGAACACCACGTTGAATTAATCTTATCCCTTCTCTGAATTGGTCTCGCATGCTTGACCCATAGATGATTGATGAATTAGCCACACGACCTAATCCATGTATACTGTGAATGCAAGTCAATATATTCAGCCCAAAATTCCTGATGTAAACGGTTAAACTTCAACCAACAGCAAATTTTGAGATTTGGATAAAGGTCAGTGGAGAAATTTTGTCAGTCTTTTACTAGATTTTGGTATCATGATAAATATGgaggtaatttctatttttcttaatgatacaaacctttagctatttatagtgATTatgctttcagtgaagctggaagactagccataagacttttagcgaggtgtaactgctccaccactagttagcaggtaGGGAGGATAGACGGCTACCCCGCTCATACAAACCTGTGTTGTCttgtcactttttacttttggctcggtgagAGTAGACGTTCGTCTCTCTCCGCCCAACTCTTGTAACTGGCCTTTgacttttctcttgtttttttatatagttatgtttttactgtatatatataaacattcatgtaatgtttttatatactctatatgtataagCATTCTTTTATCATTACAGTGTGTGTTGTTGTTTTGGTGAAAGTAGTGCAGCGTTTTCTCGAGGGGTAGAGAAACCTTCTCGTATGATCTCTTCGCCTTTGGCATTGGCCAATCCGTAGGCTTGGACTCCCCAGCTTCTCTGAGTGTAGCAACCTGGCCTCTGCTGCAGGGGAGTCATCTTTGAGTTGATACTCTTTCTCCGTTCGGATGTAGATGTTGCTTGCTCCCTGCAAGTTCATCGGAGGGAAGGATGCTTGCGGCCTACCAAGAGCCTAACTTCAGTCTTGCTCCCCTTCGCTGACGATGGCACACTCCCTCGTTCTACCTTGACAGCCAGCAGAGGAAGTACATAGTCTGAAGCATGTTCCTGTGTTTCTTTTGGAACACCTTGCCTGTCCACGGGTTAGGTTGTTCTCCCGAGTGGTTTTTCTTCAgctaattaattttaaataaaattgtttaatCTAACTTTTCAACAGCTCTAACGATGCTGCACTCCTTTGATCTGCGATGGAAGCCAGCGATTGCATAGTCTGTAGTATGTTCATGTATTTCTCGGCGGACACCTTTCCTCTCCGCATGTTAGGTTGTTCACTCAAagggtttttctttttattcttttttgtttcaCCTCAGTGCTAACAGCGCCGTACCACTTCGATCAGGTAAGTCAGCCGACGTAAGGAGTGTGAGGTCGGATGTTCCTGTTCCTGGGGAAGTTGCTGCTCCTGCACAACATTTATTAAATAAAATTGTAGTTTAGTTTCTAGAGCAAACTATTCTGGCCAGTTCTGTGTGTCAGAATTCCCAACTCATTAGTCTGTTTAATTTACCTAATACCTTAAGGGTAATAATAATCAAGAAACAAATGTTCCTCATCTCttctattattttcaaatcatATTTAATACTtgggatttcaatatattttttagcaTTTGTAATAATGTACAATCTTCTTACTATAACCTGGCTGTCCATCCGAAGtcaaatttttttcaaaataatcattTGTTCCGGCACTATAGACAAACCTTATGCTCTTTACATTGAAGTATTCTGTTGGCGCTAACTGAAACCAGCCATTAAGCttttgcaaggtgtaactaccctccgctagttagcggagtgGGTAGCAGGGGTAGACCTACCACCCTGCTCACAACAGCACTAGTAAACAAtagtcactttttattttggctcgatAAAGTAAAGACGTAGTCTTGCTCTTCCGTCAAAACCTTTTAACCAGTTTATGATTAAAAGCAACTGGACTAAAAgtttaaaaaatccttttttcttTCAGGTGGTGACCCAAACTTTCATTTTGTGTGAACTTTGTTGCTTCCCTTAGTGAAGTAACGGCACCCACCTCTAAGGGAAGTCTCCTCTGTTGCCACATACGACAACTCCTACTTTCCTTCGAGAGTGATACAATTTACTGCAGCACTCTCTGCTTCTACTCACCTTCGTTCCTCCAGCTTCAGCGTAGGGACAAGAGCAGTGGCAGACTAGTTCCTTTCGGGGTTCTCCAGTCAGGTGACCCCTTCGTGGTGAACCCAGAAAATAGCTTCCACTACATTTCACAGGCAGCACTCGATGTCATAAGTTCAACGTGAGCTCAGGGAAGCAGAGAGCGCTGCTCGAAGGTCTGCCTCCGGGTGTTGGACacctttcccttctgagggagaattaacctccaccaggtgtggGGCAACTTTCTCTTCTGAGGGAGAGTTGGAGGTGTtgggcaactttcccttccgagggataGTTACTCTCCACAAGCCAATGTTTAGCAATCTTCCCGCTTGTGGGGAGGATTGCCGACAGTGGCAACAGGGGTTGGTTGCCTTTCCTGCCCGTGGGAGAGACTGCCTTCGCCAGGATGGTTTTCCCCTGGGGGGATTCCTGTGGtgggaattggattcgtccatACCTCGCACTTGCTCTTCAGAGCAAAGCCATACCCTCAAGTTACAGACAAGTCTCGTTTGCAACTTCGGTGATGACTGCTGACCGCTTGCGACCGCTGCC
The nucleotide sequence above comes from Palaemon carinicauda isolate YSFRI2023 unplaced genomic scaffold, ASM3689809v2 scaffold513, whole genome shotgun sequence. Encoded proteins:
- the LOC137637064 gene encoding zinc finger protein 600-like, whose translation is MEIQMVTVVPSLKIHELKHNRREKTSKIKYKSKLKRSRLEENEEDKVIKWCNKKDWDETSNFACTLCDKYFASLKALNFHIKKHSLRKKLKCPNCNKGFPSLKTYTNHTQRGILFGYSCRKKFKCLLCEKVFLSETLLSKHASLKSFHCSICIKTFMSCKEVKDHKKDHILRCIICNCVFSQKSELKQHQLSHDIEELNCSICSKKFTSLEALSRHTYRVHMVKKNVQCKFCKKLFHKRVYDVHLRTHTGERPYECEECDSTFVQKNHLVKHMKTHCAKNGHKCDVCGTLFSTNWCLRLHTKMHTDEELDSCNIPVTKYDISISKEKEHHQRSHLPSERHACKICGKEYSFIHLIYSHYRKHSQEDLHKLDLETLNTIYKTKSGNERKMKCNFCSKTFLRFFEVQEHIRQFHSEEKRHKCSTCGKVFGLKHNLRLHERIHKNQKSFACKLCGKAFIRKDHAKSHMVVHTEEKPYECDICGKSFARRSYFLSHKRSHSVDLQESPASLKNYSYCSGCSKGFKARRKYTKHLEKCPRVVDNTEVEELPNTSIEIVEHLEREVGEKPIVTKNALIKEIFDLECADIAEIRVPDIECMYDASLDSKVDFMVHIIEESESVFPGVLAKSIIELQHLSMKNSKK